A section of the Corynebacterium tuberculostearicum genome encodes:
- the cmrA gene encoding mycolate reductase (Catalyzes the final step in mycolic acid biosynthesis.), which translates to MSLPAPSRTSYALVTGASQGIGKAMTQDFAALGYNVILVARRRELLESIAAELEQRHSIEAIALPADLAVADDVARVAETIATREVSILVNSAGIASFGPFMDQDWSYETTQFELNGTAVHHLTRAALEQMLPRRSGAICNVGSAAGNIPIPNNATYVFTKAGVNAFTEALHYELKGSGVSCTLLAPGPVREATIAEEDQSIVDKVVPDFLWTTYESCSQETIEAMRRNQRRVVPGPLSKAMNTLSQVLPTPVIAPLVGSFYAKMG; encoded by the coding sequence ATGTCACTTCCCGCTCCTTCCCGAACGTCCTACGCCCTCGTTACGGGCGCCAGCCAAGGCATTGGCAAGGCCATGACGCAAGATTTCGCAGCCCTGGGCTATAACGTTATCCTTGTGGCCCGCCGCCGCGAGCTCCTGGAGTCCATCGCCGCCGAGCTCGAGCAGCGCCATAGTATCGAGGCCATTGCCCTGCCGGCGGATCTAGCGGTGGCTGACGACGTCGCCCGCGTGGCCGAGACCATCGCCACCCGCGAGGTGTCGATCCTGGTCAACTCCGCCGGCATCGCCAGCTTCGGCCCCTTCATGGACCAAGACTGGTCGTACGAGACGACACAGTTCGAGCTCAACGGAACTGCCGTCCACCACCTCACGCGAGCCGCCTTGGAGCAGATGCTGCCTCGCCGCAGCGGCGCCATCTGTAATGTCGGCTCTGCCGCGGGCAATATCCCCATCCCTAATAACGCCACCTACGTTTTCACCAAGGCGGGCGTCAATGCGTTTACGGAAGCCCTGCACTATGAGCTGAAGGGCTCCGGCGTCTCGTGCACCCTGCTCGCCCCCGGCCCCGTGCGCGAGGCCACCATCGCAGAGGAAGACCAGTCGATCGTGGACAAGGTGGTACCGGACTTTTTGTGGACCACCTACGAGTCGTGCTCCCAAGAAACCATCGAGGCCATGCGCCGCAATCAGCGCCGCGTGGTGCCCGGCCCGCTATCTAAGGCGATGAATACCCTCAGCCAGGTGCTGCCCACCCCGGTGATTGCACCGCTGGTAGGCAGCTTCTACGCCAAGATGGGCTAG
- a CDS encoding alanine/glycine:cation symporter family protein — MANFLDALNTVIWSPVLVFLCLGAGIYFTVVTRGLQVRCIPDMLKQIVNGEKSADGVSSFQSLMVSLSGRVGVGNIAGVATAIAFGGPGAVFWMWAVALLGSSTSFIECTLAQIYKEKDQDTGEYRGGPAYYIEKVYKHTKAAPFMVVYGIVFAVAMILATSYFLPAIQANAVAAAADTAWGINSTWAAVVLAGILAIIIIGGVKRIANFATIVVPFMALIYIVISVVVMCMNFSQIPEVFGLIFKSAFNMEAGFSGMLGAAIMWGVKRGIYSNEAGQGTGPQSAAAAEVSHPAKQGFVQSFAVFVDTLFVCSATAFMIISTDMYTVFRGSSEDGEVVYNGSLPDGVEVGPGYVQSGLDSVFAGWGPTFIAVSIAFFAFTTVLAYYYMSEVNLTYFNRWVHSRTARRGLIWVLRALIIVSVVVGATTTPGAAWTLGDIGVGTTAWLNIIAILFLQVPAIKALKDYEKQKKAGKDPQFDPEAVGIKNADFWVERKRARGEGSVLKDKDLEGAGA; from the coding sequence ATGGCAAACTTCCTCGATGCCCTCAATACCGTAATTTGGTCCCCCGTCTTGGTGTTTTTATGCCTCGGCGCGGGTATTTATTTCACCGTGGTGACACGCGGCCTGCAGGTGCGCTGTATACCAGACATGCTCAAGCAGATTGTTAACGGAGAAAAGTCCGCGGATGGCGTGTCTTCCTTCCAATCCTTGATGGTCTCGCTCTCTGGCCGCGTGGGTGTGGGCAATATCGCCGGCGTGGCCACAGCCATCGCCTTCGGTGGGCCTGGCGCCGTGTTCTGGATGTGGGCAGTGGCGCTTTTGGGCTCGTCCACCTCGTTCATCGAATGTACGTTGGCTCAGATTTACAAGGAAAAGGATCAGGACACCGGTGAGTACCGTGGCGGTCCCGCGTATTACATCGAGAAGGTCTACAAGCACACTAAGGCGGCGCCTTTCATGGTGGTCTACGGCATTGTATTTGCCGTCGCCATGATCTTGGCTACCAGCTACTTCTTGCCTGCCATTCAGGCCAATGCGGTGGCCGCTGCGGCCGATACCGCCTGGGGCATCAACTCCACCTGGGCGGCCGTCGTCCTCGCGGGCATCCTGGCCATCATCATTATTGGTGGCGTCAAGCGTATCGCGAACTTCGCCACCATTGTCGTGCCCTTTATGGCGCTCATTTATATCGTGATTTCCGTGGTGGTCATGTGCATGAACTTCTCGCAGATTCCGGAGGTCTTTGGGCTCATCTTCAAGTCCGCATTCAATATGGAAGCCGGATTCTCCGGCATGTTGGGCGCGGCCATCATGTGGGGTGTTAAGCGCGGCATCTACTCCAATGAGGCCGGCCAGGGTACCGGCCCGCAGTCCGCTGCGGCCGCCGAGGTTTCCCACCCCGCTAAGCAGGGCTTCGTGCAGTCTTTCGCGGTGTTCGTCGATACGCTTTTTGTCTGCTCGGCTACCGCGTTCATGATTATTTCTACGGACATGTACACCGTCTTCCGCGGCAGCTCCGAGGATGGTGAAGTGGTCTACAACGGCTCGCTTCCTGATGGCGTTGAGGTCGGCCCTGGCTACGTGCAGTCCGGCCTCGATAGCGTCTTTGCCGGTTGGGGCCCAACCTTCATCGCCGTCTCCATTGCCTTCTTCGCCTTTACGACGGTCCTGGCGTACTACTACATGTCCGAAGTTAACCTGACCTACTTCAACCGCTGGGTCCACTCCCGCACGGCCCGCCGTGGCCTGATTTGGGTGCTGCGCGCGCTGATTATTGTTTCCGTCGTTGTGGGTGCCACTACCACTCCGGGTGCGGCGTGGACCCTGGGCGATATCGGTGTCGGCACGACGGCATGGCTCAATATCATCGCCATCCTCTTCCTGCAGGTTCCTGCCATCAAGGCACTCAAGGACTACGAAAAGCAGAAGAAGGCCGGCAAGGATCCGCAGTTCGACCCAGAAGCTGTGGGCATTAAGAACGCGGACTTCTGGGTCGAGCGCAAACGAGCACGCGGCGAGGGCAGCGTGCTCAAAGACAAGGACTTAGAAGGCGCCGGGGCCTAG
- the orn gene encoding oligoribonuclease, protein MGRMPHSEIAAKHDRLVWIDLEMTGLDPERHVIVEVAAVITDGNLNILGEGIDLVVHATEDELTQMDSFVTEMHAKSGLDKEIRESSTSIGEAEDAVLALINEHCDPEHPAPLAGNSIATDRTFIRAYMPRLDSALHYRMIDVSTIKELARRWHPRAYFNQPDKGMAHRALQDIIESIRELDFYRRSVFRTDEGPTSPEAEEIKAETTADYQAFL, encoded by the coding sequence ATGGGCCGCATGCCACATTCCGAGATAGCCGCAAAACACGACCGCCTCGTCTGGATTGATTTGGAGATGACGGGCTTGGACCCCGAACGCCACGTCATCGTCGAGGTCGCTGCCGTCATCACCGATGGCAACCTCAATATCCTGGGCGAAGGCATCGACCTCGTCGTCCACGCCACCGAGGATGAGCTGACACAGATGGATTCCTTCGTCACCGAGATGCACGCTAAGTCCGGGCTAGATAAGGAAATCCGCGAGTCCAGCACCTCCATCGGAGAAGCCGAGGATGCCGTACTCGCGCTCATCAATGAACATTGCGATCCTGAGCACCCCGCTCCCCTGGCCGGCAATTCCATCGCCACAGATCGCACCTTCATCCGCGCTTATATGCCGCGGCTCGATAGCGCCCTGCACTACCGCATGATCGACGTCTCCACCATCAAGGAGCTTGCCCGCCGGTGGCACCCGCGCGCTTACTTCAACCAGCCCGATAAGGGCATGGCCCACCGCGCACTACAGGACATCATCGAATCCATCCGCGAGTTGGACTTCTACCGCCGCAGCGTCTTCCGCACCGACGAGGGCCCCACCTCCCCCGAAGCGGAGGAGATCAAGGCCGAAACCACCGCAGATTACCAGGCGTTTTTGTAA
- a CDS encoding MsnO8 family LLM class oxidoreductase: MATVVAMRFSVLDRGAAGPLDQVAEHARHVERLGFRRFLVAEHHGVPGIPAGQPGMLAAHVAAHTQHIRVGTAGIMLLNHPPFLVAEQINLLEALYPGRIDIGVGSSVGFTGPVRRALRQGDPAEVKQRFEVELATLLRYLRGEEAVTVRPEYAGTPIYVLAGFRSAMVAAKMGLGVILGGPVATQEAAARVYREHALADAPPIISSLNIAVADTPAVARDLLLPEAYAKVLAQSTGEFGALRPAGELDMDALTGQQRRRIGETLAHDVWGTVKEVGEELRGVGKRLGVSEFVVTGDMPDVAGRARSEELLASLQAEN, translated from the coding sequence ATGGCTACAGTGGTGGCCATGCGCTTTTCTGTTTTAGACCGCGGGGCGGCCGGCCCGCTGGACCAGGTGGCTGAGCACGCGCGGCACGTAGAGAGGCTTGGGTTCCGGCGATTTCTGGTGGCCGAGCACCACGGTGTGCCGGGAATTCCGGCGGGCCAGCCGGGTATGTTGGCGGCGCATGTGGCGGCGCACACGCAGCATATTCGGGTGGGCACGGCCGGCATCATGCTGTTGAATCATCCGCCGTTTCTGGTGGCCGAGCAGATTAACCTCCTCGAGGCGCTGTATCCCGGGCGCATCGATATTGGAGTTGGTTCCTCTGTTGGCTTTACCGGCCCGGTGCGGCGGGCGCTGCGTCAGGGTGACCCGGCCGAGGTGAAACAGCGCTTTGAGGTGGAGCTGGCAACGCTGTTGCGCTACCTGCGCGGCGAGGAGGCGGTGACGGTGCGGCCGGAGTATGCGGGCACGCCGATCTACGTGTTGGCGGGCTTTCGATCGGCCATGGTTGCGGCCAAGATGGGGCTCGGCGTCATTTTGGGCGGCCCGGTGGCCACGCAGGAGGCGGCCGCGCGGGTGTATCGGGAGCATGCGCTTGCCGACGCCCCACCTATCATCTCCTCGCTCAATATCGCCGTTGCCGATACGCCCGCGGTCGCCCGTGACCTGTTGTTACCGGAGGCCTATGCCAAGGTGCTCGCGCAATCTACCGGCGAGTTCGGGGCCCTGCGGCCTGCAGGAGAGCTGGATATGGATGCGCTCACGGGGCAGCAGCGCCGGCGCATTGGGGAGACGCTGGCCCATGACGTGTGGGGAACGGTGAAGGAAGTGGGGGAGGAGCTAAGGGGCGTCGGCAAGCGGCTGGGCGTAAGCGAGTTTGTGGTGACCGGAGACATGCCAGATGTGGCCGGTCGGGCACGTTCGGAGGAGCTGCTGGCGAGCCTGCAGGCCGAAAACTGA
- a CDS encoding L,D-transpeptidase: MKHSLPIARRLIAAAGVACISLAAASCSSDSSAEDQTADQESTAAASAGGEKDSGKEGKESDKKKDGLSASVKDGAQNVDPSKPVTVKTSGKLKSVTMTNELGVEVKEKLSKDAKTWSTAEDLGYNHTYSIVASDVDGNKKNLSFSTPQAAGVAEVSLTPIPDSEVGVGQVIGVNFGVPITDRKAAEKTITVTTNPEVEGAFYWVNNQEVRWRPKEYWEPGTKVEVKVNQYGKGLGGGIYGGENAKTNFTIGDRTVAIIDNATKTMKVFKNKKFLRAIPVSLGRDYQYDTPNGRYIIGDEHPQLVMDSETFGLAHEAGGYRTTVDWATQMSYSGIYVHSAPWSVWAQGNTNTSHGCINVTPEAAQWFQDTMKRGDVVRVFNTYGETLNALDGLGDWNMSWDEWSKGNADANQ; encoded by the coding sequence GTGAAACATTCCCTCCCTATTGCGCGCCGTCTCATCGCGGCCGCGGGCGTTGCGTGCATTTCCCTAGCCGCCGCCTCCTGCTCCTCTGATTCCTCTGCTGAGGATCAAACCGCTGACCAAGAATCCACCGCCGCCGCAAGCGCGGGCGGGGAAAAGGATAGCGGTAAAGAGGGCAAAGAGTCTGACAAGAAAAAGGACGGTCTCTCGGCTTCCGTGAAGGACGGGGCGCAGAACGTGGATCCGTCCAAGCCTGTAACCGTGAAGACCTCTGGCAAGCTCAAGAGCGTCACCATGACCAATGAATTGGGCGTGGAAGTCAAAGAAAAGCTCTCCAAGGACGCGAAGACGTGGTCTACCGCGGAGGACTTGGGCTATAACCACACCTATTCCATCGTCGCCTCCGATGTGGATGGCAACAAGAAGAACCTCAGCTTTTCTACCCCGCAAGCAGCGGGCGTTGCCGAAGTCTCGCTTACTCCTATCCCGGACTCTGAGGTGGGCGTAGGCCAGGTTATTGGTGTGAACTTTGGTGTGCCGATTACGGACCGCAAGGCGGCCGAGAAGACCATTACTGTCACCACCAACCCTGAGGTTGAGGGCGCTTTCTACTGGGTAAATAACCAGGAGGTGCGCTGGCGTCCGAAGGAGTACTGGGAGCCGGGCACCAAGGTCGAGGTGAAGGTGAACCAGTACGGCAAGGGCCTAGGCGGCGGAATCTATGGCGGCGAGAACGCCAAGACCAATTTCACCATTGGGGACCGCACCGTCGCGATTATCGATAACGCCACCAAGACTATGAAGGTCTTCAAGAATAAGAAGTTCTTGCGCGCCATTCCGGTTTCGCTAGGCCGCGACTATCAGTACGATACGCCGAACGGGCGCTACATCATCGGTGACGAACACCCGCAGCTAGTCATGGACTCGGAGACCTTTGGCCTAGCCCATGAGGCAGGCGGCTACCGCACGACCGTGGACTGGGCTACCCAGATGTCCTATTCCGGCATCTATGTCCACTCCGCTCCGTGGTCAGTGTGGGCGCAGGGCAATACCAATACCTCCCATGGCTGCATCAATGTGACGCCGGAGGCTGCCCAGTGGTTCCAGGATACGATGAAGCGCGGCGACGTGGTGCGCGTGTTCAATACCTACGGTGAAACGCTTAATGCGCTGGATGGCCTAGGTGACTGGAATATGTCCTGGGACGAGTGGTCCAAGGGCAACGCGGACGCCAATCAGTAG
- a CDS encoding IS481 family transposase, with amino-acid sequence MGKKHTSNKVIVETILATGMSHKDAAALFSVSTRWIRELIHRYRTGGYQALEPRSRRPHSNPRQVPESTVKAILDIRQHLENTGQDNGAHTIRWHLQQQKITPLPAASTIHRILKRHGWVIEQPHKRPRSSWKRFQADQPNETWQLDYSHWYLNNNQRVAILTIIDDHSRYVISCTAVEHETGTNVIDTFISAGNKHGFPKSTLTDNGSVFTTKLYRKADTRNGFEQLLLQMGIHQKNGTPYHPQTQGKVERFHQTLQKALHTRPFAHNIAELNQQLDDIIDYYNNHRPHRALNRQTPVQAYNRLPKAQPLDIPIGTDNRLRRDKVDNDGKVTLRWAGTMRKLYVGRKHRTKEIMLICINNDITAVNPHTGEIWGRYHLDKTKKYHRNQLGEI; translated from the coding sequence ATGGGCAAGAAACACACTTCCAACAAAGTCATCGTCGAAACCATCCTCGCAACCGGCATGAGCCATAAAGATGCCGCCGCACTCTTTAGCGTCAGCACCCGCTGGATCCGCGAACTTATCCACCGCTATCGCACAGGCGGCTACCAAGCACTCGAACCACGCTCCCGGCGCCCGCACTCCAACCCCAGACAAGTGCCAGAGAGCACGGTCAAAGCAATCCTCGATATCCGACAACACCTGGAAAACACCGGCCAAGACAACGGCGCCCACACCATCCGCTGGCACCTTCAACAACAAAAAATAACCCCACTACCAGCAGCATCGACTATCCACCGCATACTCAAACGCCACGGCTGGGTCATCGAACAACCTCACAAAAGGCCACGCAGTTCCTGGAAACGATTCCAAGCAGACCAACCGAACGAAACCTGGCAACTCGACTACAGCCACTGGTACCTCAACAACAACCAACGCGTAGCCATCCTGACCATCATCGACGACCACTCACGCTATGTCATCTCTTGCACAGCCGTCGAGCACGAAACCGGCACCAACGTCATCGACACCTTCATATCCGCAGGTAACAAGCATGGATTTCCCAAATCCACCCTCACCGACAACGGCAGCGTATTCACCACAAAGCTCTACAGAAAAGCCGACACTCGCAACGGCTTCGAACAGCTACTGCTCCAAATGGGCATCCACCAAAAGAATGGAACCCCATACCATCCCCAAACCCAAGGAAAAGTCGAGCGCTTCCACCAAACACTCCAAAAAGCCCTGCACACAAGGCCATTTGCCCACAACATCGCCGAGCTAAACCAACAACTCGATGACATCATCGACTACTACAACAACCACCGACCTCACCGAGCACTCAACAGACAAACGCCAGTTCAGGCCTACAACCGACTGCCCAAAGCCCAGCCACTCGATATCCCCATCGGCACCGACAACCGCCTACGCCGAGACAAAGTCGACAACGACGGAAAAGTAACCCTCCGCTGGGCCGGCACGATGCGCAAACTCTACGTCGGAAGAAAACACCGCACCAAAGAAATCATGCTCATCTGCATCAACAACGACATCACCGCCGTTAACCCCCACACAGGCGAAATCTGGGGCCGATACCACCTAGACAAAACCAAAAAATACCACCGCAACCAACTCGGCGAAATCTAG